One window of Thermocoleostomius sinensis A174 genomic DNA carries:
- a CDS encoding DUF1815 family protein: protein MFLRLAEQHRQFVHDLVMNLQALAIVLEQRGYLASCYTCGGQMSSASFMVSLGENHLIRFLVSDYGITWTEMRDDRELMKLEGAEAISQLQELANLIKYQIQPSDRLMVGRAS from the coding sequence ATGTTCCTTAGACTTGCAGAACAACATCGCCAATTCGTCCATGACCTTGTAATGAATCTTCAAGCGCTTGCCATTGTGCTGGAGCAACGAGGCTATTTGGCTTCTTGCTATACCTGTGGTGGGCAGATGAGTAGTGCATCGTTCATGGTCAGTTTGGGCGAAAACCATTTGATTCGTTTTTTGGTTTCAGACTACGGAATTACCTGGACGGAGATGCGAGACGATCGGGAGTTGATGAAGCTAGAAGGAGCAGAAGCCATCAGCCAACTTCAAGAGCTTGCCAATCTCATCAAGTACCAAATTCAACCGTCCGATCGCCTGATGGTGGGCCGTGCTTCCTAA